In Solanum stenotomum isolate F172 chromosome 6, ASM1918654v1, whole genome shotgun sequence, one DNA window encodes the following:
- the LOC125868392 gene encoding uncharacterized protein LOC125868392 has product MTRGYVILMFLMAAVVICSHQQAVAKNIVTYSQSRFSATTSCSDSDKGKIKKCMTQTVSIDKCCPLFKRAIGANCKCYNYAEDLDNQALITLQSYCDVNNPCKSVQKVVDDGQRTGTVEAVATISASPSPRVHPQAQTKCSAADKAKVKTCMTKTSSIDACCPTFRSILGKSCPCYNYAMKLDNQALITLEAYCDVNNPCNKVQVI; this is encoded by the exons ATGACTAGAGGGTATGTGATTCTCATGTTCTTGATGGCTGCAGTTGTCATCTGCAGCCATCAGCAAGCGGTGGCGAAAAATATCGTCACCTATTCGCAGTCGCGCTTTAGCGCGACCACTAGTTGCAGCGATAGTGATAAGGGGAAAATAAAAAAGTGCATGACACAAACAGTCTCTATAGATAAATGTTGCCCCTTATTTAAGAGGGCAATTGGTGCTAATTGTAAGTGTTACAATTATGCTGAGGATTTGGATAATCAAGCTTTAATTACTCTTCAGAGCTATTGTGATGTCAATAATCCATGTAAAAGTGTTCAA AAAGTGGTAGATGATGGGCAGAG GACTGGCACAGTGGAAGCGGTGGCGACCATTTCTGCCAGCCCAAGCCCCCGGGTGCACCCTCAGGCGCAGACGAAATGCAGTGCCGCTGATAAAGCAAAGGTTAAAACTTGCATGACGAAAACAAGCTCCATAGATGCATGCTGCCCAACATTCAGAAGCATACTAGGCAAGAGCTGCCCTTGCTATAATTATGCCATGAAATTAGACAATCAAGCTTTGATTACTCTTGAAGCTTATTGTGATGTTAACAATCCTTGTAATAAAGTGCAA GTGATATGA